A stretch of the Paenibacillus dendritiformis genome encodes the following:
- a CDS encoding PP2C family protein-serine/threonine phosphatase produces MRKENSDFKTSFVSEAGSFLHNKDYFAYVELDDMACWVVADGLDADREADSAEMVVKSILGRFTEKPTMSPLRLKRYMQEAHEWLREESRRVRLKASLILVVTDYSKIVWAVAGHARLYHFRGGRLFGRSQDQSLAQAMANSGEISDAAVDHHAERHNLLNYMGRPDSFEPFVSKKAPLSDGDVLLLCTPGLWEEVHRLEMLDALEEAKEPEDFTDTLEDVLLSKQRGTVNNYTAVAVYVNKAFKEDPKRKWRQLKKWLIALVILAVAGGGAIYLYAKEAARKAEAAANMIEFQQNADTHMKEGDYAKAVNEYSEARNMAKRLKDRYHRDLFDKKQRLMQLMVDGDGFFKERDFAKALDKYVKAQEEAKPYKEFNHKELEEKIERANLYMQIMSWVQEGDMKFEAQDFVGARSSYQKARRAAIEEGFVDGEKEIRKKLEDAEAKVTGLKREKRLLEGDKLEKKGDQQFAAQDYVGAIDAYSAAQQIYQEIDMLERVLGMERKIDKAVDKLNPPPPAAGADGTGAGTAAAGAGQAPPGTGQAPSAAGQTPPGTGQAPSAAGTHAAGQSGGFGGGSAAASGTGSGAGGTAGASNGGAAAGADSGAGSGTGAARGSGANSGAGTSEHSGANRGTNSGAGASPDASSGSGSARNPDANSGSGSSTNPAMNSGADSAEAEDAPTR; encoded by the coding sequence ATGAGGAAGGAGAACAGCGATTTCAAGACCAGCTTCGTGTCGGAAGCCGGTTCTTTTCTACATAACAAGGATTATTTCGCTTACGTCGAGCTCGACGATATGGCTTGCTGGGTCGTCGCCGACGGCCTCGACGCGGATCGGGAGGCGGACAGCGCCGAGATGGTCGTGAAGAGCATCCTCGGGCGGTTCACCGAGAAGCCGACGATGTCTCCGCTGCGGCTCAAGCGGTATATGCAGGAAGCGCATGAATGGCTCCGGGAAGAGAGCCGCCGGGTTCGGCTCAAGGCGAGCCTCATCCTGGTCGTCACGGACTATTCGAAAATCGTCTGGGCGGTGGCCGGCCATGCGCGCCTGTATCATTTCCGCGGCGGACGCCTGTTCGGGCGCAGCCAGGATCAGAGTCTGGCGCAGGCGATGGCGAATAGCGGCGAGATCTCTGACGCGGCGGTCGACCATCATGCGGAGCGTCATAATCTGCTCAATTATATGGGCCGTCCCGATAGCTTCGAGCCGTTCGTCTCGAAGAAGGCGCCGCTCTCCGACGGCGATGTGCTGCTGCTCTGCACGCCCGGCCTGTGGGAAGAGGTGCACCGCCTCGAGATGCTGGATGCGCTCGAGGAGGCGAAGGAGCCGGAGGACTTCACCGACACGCTCGAGGACGTGCTGCTCAGCAAGCAGCGCGGCACGGTCAATAATTATACCGCCGTCGCCGTCTACGTGAACAAGGCGTTCAAGGAGGATCCGAAGCGGAAGTGGCGGCAGCTCAAGAAATGGCTCATCGCGCTGGTGATCCTGGCCGTGGCGGGAGGCGGCGCCATCTACCTGTACGCGAAGGAAGCCGCGCGCAAGGCGGAGGCGGCCGCCAATATGATTGAGTTCCAGCAGAACGCCGACACGCACATGAAGGAAGGCGATTATGCGAAGGCCGTGAACGAGTACAGCGAGGCGCGAAATATGGCCAAGCGCTTGAAGGACCGCTATCATCGCGATCTGTTCGACAAGAAGCAGCGCTTGATGCAGTTAATGGTGGACGGAGACGGATTTTTCAAGGAACGCGACTTCGCCAAGGCACTGGACAAATACGTCAAAGCGCAGGAGGAAGCGAAGCCGTACAAGGAGTTCAACCACAAGGAGCTCGAGGAGAAAATCGAACGCGCCAACCTTTATATGCAGATTATGAGCTGGGTGCAGGAAGGAGACATGAAGTTCGAGGCGCAGGATTTCGTCGGCGCGCGCAGCTCGTATCAGAAGGCGCGCCGGGCGGCCATCGAGGAGGGCTTCGTCGACGGCGAGAAGGAGATTCGCAAGAAGCTGGAGGACGCGGAGGCGAAGGTCACCGGGCTGAAGCGGGAGAAGCGGCTGCTCGAAGGCGACAAGCTCGAAAAAAAGGGCGATCAGCAATTCGCCGCTCAGGACTACGTCGGGGCGATTGACGCTTATTCGGCGGCGCAGCAGATCTATCAGGAAATTGACATGCTGGAGCGGGTACTGGGGATGGAGCGAAAAATCGACAAGGCGGTCGACAAGCTGAATCCGCCGCCGCCTGCCGCCGGCGCGGACGGCACCGGGGCCGGCACGGCAGCGGCCGGTGCGGGGCAAGCGCCGCCAGGGACGGGGCAAGCGCCGTCTGCGGCTGGGCAAACGCCGCCAGGGACGGGGCAAGCGCCATCTGCAGCGGGAACCCATGCCGCCGGCCAGAGCGGAGGCTTCGGCGGCGGCAGCGCTGCCGCTTCCGGGACGGGAAGCGGCGCGGGGGGAACCGCAGGCGCCTCGAATGGGGGCGCCGCTGCGGGAGCCGATTCGGGCGCGGGATCCGGTACGGGTGCGGCCCGGGGTTCCGGCGCCAACTCCGGTGCGGGCACGAGCGAGCACTCGGGTGCGAACCGGGGGACGAACTCGGGTGCAGGTGCAAGCCCGGATGCGAGTTCGGGTTCCGGCTCCGCGAGGAATCCGGACGCGAACTCCGGCTCCGGTTCAAGCACGAACCCGGCCATGAATTCAGGGGCGGACTCCGCAGAAGCGGAAGACGCCCCAACGCGATAA
- a CDS encoding PP2C family protein-serine/threonine phosphatase, whose product MELQEWVPYIIVLGAAAAILLLLGARRRLLANAPADKPGVPIGNGQTIGTRDEQDDYFSSVTTPHGTAAVLADGISGLAHGRLASTIAVTVFIREFLKLSDIRDVHDYFAKAAKVSNSEILQQLQGAPGGTTLVAGVIAGDWLYWAAVGDSVIMVFRDGEFIRMNEKHTLESVLQERCLAGELTKEEAIDHPLRKRLINYLGYEHFARMETGSEPFALRPGDRIILCSDGVYNTMAEVELEAILSQPISPNDAAEEIIEAIEAKGLANQDNATIVIVDHE is encoded by the coding sequence ATGGAATTACAGGAATGGGTGCCGTATATCATCGTGCTCGGCGCGGCGGCGGCGATTCTGCTGCTGCTCGGGGCGCGGCGCCGCTTGCTGGCGAACGCCCCTGCCGACAAGCCGGGAGTTCCGATCGGGAACGGGCAGACGATCGGCACTCGGGACGAGCAGGATGATTATTTCTCCAGCGTAACGACTCCGCACGGCACCGCCGCCGTGCTGGCCGACGGCATCAGCGGCCTCGCCCATGGGCGTCTGGCGAGCACGATTGCCGTGACCGTGTTCATCCGTGAATTTCTGAAGCTGTCCGATATCCGGGACGTGCATGACTACTTCGCGAAGGCGGCGAAGGTCAGCAATTCCGAAATCCTGCAGCAGCTCCAGGGCGCTCCCGGGGGAACGACTCTCGTCGCCGGCGTCATTGCCGGGGACTGGCTGTATTGGGCCGCCGTCGGGGACAGTGTCATCATGGTGTTCCGGGACGGAGAGTTCATCCGGATGAATGAGAAGCATACGCTGGAATCCGTGCTGCAGGAACGCTGCCTGGCAGGGGAGCTGACGAAGGAGGAAGCGATCGATCATCCGCTGCGGAAGCGGCTGATCAATTATTTGGGCTATGAGCATTTCGCCCGGATGGAGACGGGAAGCGAGCCGTTCGCGCTCCGGCCCGGAGACCGGATCATCCTGTGCAGCGACGGCGTCTACAACACGATGGCCGAGGTGGAGCTGGAGGCGATTCTATCCCAGCCGATATCGCCGAATGACGCCGCGGAGGAGATTATCGAGGCGATCGAGGCCAAAGGGCTGGCGAATCAGGACAACGCGACGATTGTCATCGTCGATCATGAATGA